ATATTCTTTTGACGTGTAACTCTTATCATAAAAATGTGGATAATTAGAATTCACGTGTCGAATTGCATAATAAGGTTTAAGTGGTTGTAACACTGTGAATGTGATTTCTCTGACTGCATTTTTCATTTACCAACTCATACAtgtctttatttttattcacaaataataataataataataataataataataataatacccaTAAATTTTAGCTAAATACCATATATTAtcctatatttttaaaaattccacAACAAACCCTGCCATTACCTAAACGAACCAAATATAACGTTTAACATAATTTTAGTCAaactttttgaaaatatttttatgaaaatctCAGAAAATATACTTAAATTGAAACTAAAGACAACCTTTGAATTTATTCTAGTAAATATGTTGATAACATTTTAATAAAACCTCAAAATACCCTtcaataatattaatcaaatataataaaacaaaataaaaaatacatttgattttttaataaaaataaaaccttaacTAAACTTTGAAATATGTTTACACAACATCATTTAgtcataattaatttaataaggcTTGTTACAAAGTTTGACAATCACTAGGTCAAATGTTATCTTTGATTCGTTTTGACAATCACAAGGTCTGttgttgaatttttaaaaatatagagTTAAATATGGAATTTTACTAAAATTCAGGAGTATAAAACAATATAAAccgttatattaaaaaaaatgtggtGCAACAAACTCTCCTCTCAAAatggaaccttttattattttgatattatGCAAGAATATAGTAGGAGGGAAACTCTACAAAATATCCCCATACAACTAATAATACTAATCATATCCCCTCCTAATGTTTCTCACAAAACTATCTCTACAAATCTAACTTAATGCCAAAAACATGAATATACTCTATATGGAATTCGAAATACACAATtcttttcattctcttaaatcaTCAAACTCGCATTTATAGGTTacatgtgttttacaaaataattaatatgtatattCGAGTTGTTCTGCACTAAAATAAAATAtcgataaaaaatgtattttgtaTTGAGATGACGAACTTCCATTTGAAATATtcaatttgtgatttttttttttagtttggaTCTAGTATATATTCAGACCTAGTTCGAACTTATATTCACACCTTGTTCGGGCTAGGTCTGATTCTAGCTTTGACTTGGTTCCAACTAAGTCTGAACTAAGTTTTAACAAACATTTGAATAAGGTACGAACTAGATCCGAACACACATCTAAACAGAGTTCGAACTAGGTCCAAACTAGGTTCTAAGCAATAAACTTTAAATCACATATTTCAAAAGGAAATTCATCATCTCAAcacaaaattaaatttttttgatcATTTTTTCAATCCAAAACagttcaaaaaatatatacaaactATTTTATAGCCACTCATAACTTGTAAATAACAATAGTACTTAACCATTAACATTGGAATTATATTGTAAAAAGCACAACACCTTTAGCATGATGGATGGAGGTGGCTGGTTtttagatgatgatgatggtggaTGGAAGTTTTTTGGGTTAGGATGTTGAGAAATTTGGGAAGGAAAAGAAGAAGGTGGATATTTTGAGATTAagattattttttgtttaataggGATATTTTTGCGAAAAATATAAAACAGGGTACAGAGAAAGTAAAAATTAAGTGCGTGGGGGATAGTTTATGTAGTTTCCCTAGAAAGAAGTAGGAAATAGGCAATCATATGGGAAACTTGTTCACAAACATGATTAACATGCGTAAAGCATAAAAAAGAGTATTAATAAtgctattaaaaaaaatattaaagtaggAACCATGGCTAAAATAACTATTTCTAAATTCCAATACTTTTCCTAAGAGCTTTTAGCATAAATACCCTTAATTTTTTTGTTGTGACACTGACATtctagtttaattatttttaaccAAGTCCTTAAGTTAAAAAAATggtagtaataattttttttttaaaaaaatctcaaTTATTTAATGACAAAATTGGTATTTCTCTACATATTCTAATAAACTCCAAAATTTTCAAACATCAAGATGAATTCAAAATTTTCCATTAATAAACTAAgaattttgttgaaaaaaaaatatattaaaatgttAATTGCTACTGTATTTAAAAATCAAGGACTTAATTGTGAAAGCAAAAAATCAGAGACTAGATTGTCAAAAGTGGAAAACTTAAAAAGTATTTATGCTAAAAAAAATTTTAAGCTAACCTGGCCTCACTAATTGTACCTTTTTGATAACTTAAGTATGTAATGCAGAAAAGATGCTCGTATTCATGTAATTATAGCATACGTAATAAAACCATCTCCAATTGATAGTGtatattttgtgtcaaatttagcctaaaatatgtGTCAATACTATATTTGATTCATTTTTTGTATTTTGTACTCAATGCACAAGATTTAAACTacctaaaaaaataaatatagttattaatgcttattgaaaatatacaaaataattaattttttattattaaaagataagttaaaaattaataactattttcaattaataaatagtATTAATGAGTGACAAATGAGTAATtaaaaattttgatatttattatGGGCCAAATTTCCTATGTtatattttgtgtcaaatttggcataatttttagcatgtgccaaatttAACACATATTTTAAACCACCGTTTTCATTGACTAAAAAATGGATATACACCACTCTCATAACACTACATTGGTGATGTTCTAACCACTACCACATCAAATGTTAGTTATATACTTACTGGTATATAAATAAATTTGGCAAACCTTGAGAATTGGTTTTACTTTTACATATTGCTTTCAATTTAGATTGCTCCAAAAGCATAATTGATTCTAAAATTTAACTAAGATACCGCCAATAAACATTAAATTGACCAAGTCAGCCCTTGATACCAATGCATTATGCATTAGTAGCCCAAAACCTTTGGCATAAGCTATTACAAACAGGTCTACCATCTATAGTTCGAATTTGAGACTGAATCCAATATAAGGTCAGGCCACCAAATGCAAGTGGCCAAGTGCTCCCACTGAAAAGGACAGCCCAACTTTCATGACTTGTTCTTTGGAATCTTGTGAGTGGACATGGTGAGATCGGCCAATTGAGTGGACATACTGAAGGGGTTGTGGTCTTAAAAAGACCCCACAAAACTAAACAAGCTCTTCCAGGAGAGCTAAGAACAGGTAATTATCATTTCTCAACGAAAAAAAAACATCCAGAACAAACAACTTCAAGTTACACTTGACCCCCCCTCTTCAACCCCTATCTATATTGTCACTTTCAGGACTCTAAAAAAGTATTTTACTATCTATTTGTTGTATAGTACTTTATGtcaaaatagaaagaaaagagatgatagACTGGCGAGCACAACTGCTTTTGAGACAATAAAGACTACATTTCTCAATCTCATCAAAAGGAAATCAACTGGTTGAGAAAGTTTATTCTCAACATAGTTTTCAGCACAAGCAAGAATGAAAAAAGCTGGAAAAAGGAATGTACATGAGCATAATCCAGTGAAACTCCTTTATTCTAATTCCATAGAAGTATGGTAAACAAAAGGAGCAATGCCAAACAACAAACATAACAAAAGCAATGACAGCGGTTTTCACAGAAATCAAGTTCTCTACCACCCTTGAATGTTGTTAGAACAAGTAAGATACCGATGATGAGACAAAATATGCTCCCAGCAGAGGTTTCGCGCAGTCCCTTGGCTACATAATCAGGTGTTATGACAAAGAGAATGAAACGGGAAACTGATGCATATATAGATATGTGGAAAACATCAAAATCATCAGAACATAGATCAAAAAAATGAAATATGCAAAATATAGTACTACCCTAGTGAAAAAGTTGGGGTTTTGTTTTGTAATGTGGAGATGTATTTGAACCTGGAATTATCGTTGGGAAGAAGAGGTGAGCTGCAATAGCAAGAAAGGAAACCCAGTAACCAAATCCTCCTCTGCAAAACTTAGGTTGGTTAGTCTTGAAATGTGCAGGATGTATGAAATAACTAATGTGAAAAAGATTGGGGTATGGAAGAACCTAAAAATATTGAAGAGCCCGTTTGGCAAACTTGTCAAGAGATAAAACACTATAAGAGTAGTTTGTAAAGATGATCTGCGCTCCCTTGTTCGATTTAAGATCAACAATAATCTGCAACATAAAATTGACATACACAAAATAGACTAGTAAGAACAGATACCATCTTCCCAAATCATAAAAAACCaccttaaaaaaaatacaagCTATACCAAGATACAATCATATTATCGTACAAATTTTAATCTACCCTTGTGTTGCACTTGTTCCTAATGCTTCAGTGAGAGTTGAATCCAGAGAAAAAGACTAAATTTTTACTGAGAAATCGTCCTGTAAAGTGATGATATATAAGCTAAACTACCAAACAAACACTGCATTTGCGCTAAAGATTTCTCATTTCATCTACCTTAGTAAAATATAAACCTGATATTATGCAGTTTTCATGTTCtcaaacccaaacacacaaacAGACTCATACCAATCAAAATTTCAACGCAGAACTTTGAGAAATTGCAAGAATCTATATCCACTAGAATTCAATTACTATTCCATTTACTTCGATATaacatcaaataaataaatagaataagCTTTACTCAACATCTTCCTCTTTCCATACCTTCTTCTATAATCTATTATTCCCAGGCCAGACAATTTAAAAATCCCTCCAAGACAAAAGTTTAAAAAATGTATAAGCAAAAGATAAATTGAAATTTCATGATCTGGGTATTGCTTAAAACGCCATAAATGTACAAATGAAGAGAGTGTAGTAATAAAAAGTGGTGAAATTGTAGAATGACTCACAAGGCACAGAGGGTTCCACCCCATTGAAAGGTGGTTCGGCTATGGCCGGAGCTGAATCCTTTTGAAGAATCAGATAAATATGAGACCAAATCAGTATACCCCATTTCCATATTTCCCAATCTCTAGTTTCCCTTTCACCAAATTCTGTACACTCCATCCATGAACACGACTTCTTCCAGGCTTCCACTCACTCACGCTAGcactttctctttttcttttaattttatatttttcctTGACTTGACTTGATGGGCTgcccttttcttttttgttttacttatttattattattcGGATATTCGAAACAGAAAGTGTGGAAGATTAGTGTACCTTTATAGTACACGTGGCAAACTTCACGGTTGAATTTTCCACCACTTTCTGACATGGCGCCGTTCTAGTGCTTCGAGTCCTACGTGGATAATGATTCATTATATCGTACTGAACAAGTCGATTTGTTTAATGTTGTCTGTCGCCAGTGTCCCTTCGAACCCACGAGTTTgatgtataattttaaataataactatagtaaaattattatttttagtacTTGGATCATTTGAGTATTTATAATGGAGTTTacaaaaaaatatgggaaaaaataaattactttatatatttatgattataaAATTTATGTCACATGAtaattttagaagaaaaaaaattaaatatgaaaatttcataaaatacTATAAACAAAATATCATAAACAAAAATACACACTCACTCTCTTACTTTACTCTTTCTCTCCATCCCTCACATATTTTTTACTCACTCTCTCTATATTCTCTCACAACAATAGCAGCCAACAAATTTTTCTCACAACAATAGGAGCTCTCTCACACCGGCAAATGGATGACATACCTTCGGTCAACGCCGACGTCATCTCTGATTTGTCTTCTTCTTCGTTTTCACATTCTTCTTCCTATTTACGTTATTCCgcgtcttctttgttgtttcaaatctgtttttttttttttttccagatctaGTTTTCTTTTTTAGATCTGGTTATTTTTTCCAAATCTTTCTAAGCAACCAGTTACTGTCACAATTCTGTTTTGTTTTCAGATTTGAGTTTTTTATAGACCTAGTTATAACCAATTACCTTATTTAATCTCATTCTTCATGATTgtttttaaatctgattttgtttCTCAGATTttggttttctttataaaactaccTAAGTAACCCGTTACTGTcatgattttgttttattttcatatctGAGTTTTTTTTGTGGAcctagttgtaactagttactttATTTAATCCCCTTCTTCAtggttatttttaaatatgattttatttttcagatccagttttctttataaaactacctaagtaaccagttaccttcttcgatcgtctttttcttcttcttcttggttatttttatatcttattttgtttttcagttgtagttattttttttgttttaaagatttggttaagtaactagttaccaattaattattatttttatatgggTAACCAATTACCACCACCTTCTTCTTAATCTacttcttatattaattttttttttttttaagtttattttttgtATGTTTGACTTAGTAACTAGTTATCAAAAGGTTATTTTAATAAGGGTAACCGGTTACCTTCTTCTTTATTGGTTAtattcttatttgtttttttttttcttccaaatctgtcagtaaccagttacaattcactcGAGTACTTGCCATGGCAGTTAAAATTGgtagtggtaactggttaccgcCACATGTCTAATAAatccaaaattatttttatagtgcTAACCGGATATTATTTAAAATCAAATTAAATGACATATATACATGTTTAACAATAATCTAAAACATACATATGTATAATGAACATAcccaaacatcatcatcatcaccacaaTTAGTAAAAGTCAATCTCATCATCTCATatttgaatgtatatataaaaataatataataacaataataatacatcCATATATCTcctctatataaaaagtgtgtaaatagtataaattcttgattttaacggttatttttgttaactttaatagaatattccaaatatttaacagaatatacttttaaaacaaattaaaaataaatatttattaattatatgaatataaatttaagtattataaaatattgttatatatttattaattatattaatataaattcaaatgttataaaatattattatagtaataatatttaatactaaacgatgtttattaattatatccatactaattcaaatgttataaaatattattattataataatatataacatataatatttaatcctaatttttataaaattttgctagaataaatatttagtaattatattaatatagattcaaatattataaaatatttaatacaaaactagatatttaatatgttataatatattattattactattataaacaaattatatatattCGTTTGTGTACAAATAGTGTGACTGTGcaaataagaaattaaaataacatttatcttttatcaataaTAAATAAGTTTCTTATCTAATCATCGAGGTGTGATttaaataatatcatgaatgttttctACCTTAAACgaggtagtttgtgatctaaaatgttatcgtattattatttaaaaaaatcataaacaatgtttttgtttaatttttcttttaatatatttatgtcattcttttctatataatattgtttatttatttaaaatttaaatagcaatcataaaaacttagtaaaaatatttaataaattttataaataaaactaagccaAACCGAAggatcatcctctaaaatcacatgcatacaagaaaattttcattttcttgggttccatatgccttgagtaccAGGGAATCTTGTGCCGATTCCCAGTCTCCTTGTAGTTGGAAACAATCCCCtttagtgtacttataatcaggcatTGCTCCAAAATGTTTTGCAGCATTTAGTGTCTTGCGAGTGAacttcttattctttttgtttgaatttcttcctcatttgctCTTCAAAGAAGATGCTTAAGGCAGCTTCTCCTTGAGCATGTCTGGTAGTATTAGCCTACTTTCTCTTGCTTGGTTCACCATCAACAATTCTCTTTGAAGGAattggtgatcgttgcataggaaaaataggaatatctttgatcatcacgaactcgatgttgtccataatcaacacaaatttgatgttggacaaacattttgtGAGGTTCTCTCCATAGAGTAACCTTATAGAGATTAGAGAAAGTATGAagtgggaagcctagagctacgattatcaactaagtagaaattaaagcattgcttgacaaacatttatttatcaaaattttagaaatagcataacatactaaatgttttgagataagcaaagtACTAAAAtatttatcttctatttcttaggtactttaactagccatgaacttgtaatgacccaaatttcctaataaggcttagagccttcaTTAGGAGGCTGGGaaggtcataattgatttat
The genomic region above belongs to Humulus lupulus chromosome 1, drHumLupu1.1, whole genome shotgun sequence and contains:
- the LOC133812567 gene encoding cold-regulated 413 plasma membrane protein 4-like — encoded protein: MEMGYTDLVSYLSDSSKGFSSGHSRTTFQWGGTLCALLLLILNRTRERRSSLQTTLIVFYLLTSLPNGLFNIFRGGFGYWVSFLAIAAHLFFPTIIPVSRFILFVITPDYVAKGLRETSAGSIFCLIIGILLVLTTFKGGRELDFCENRCHCFCYVCCLALLLLFTILLWN